A genomic stretch from Aminobacter aminovorans includes:
- a CDS encoding L-threonylcarbamoyladenylate synthase encodes MDAALALLEAGEVVAIPTETVYGLAGDATNGEAVARIFEAKGRPRFNPLIAHVADMAMAERIGLFDTLSRKLAEEFWPGPLTLVVPLRAGSGIHPLVTAGLDTIALRMPKGFGGTLISRLGRPLAAPSANSSGKISSTSGEAVASDLGARIPLVVDGGATPVGLESTIVKVEDGRVRLLRPGGVPAGEIEQVAGAPLLRGMTAGIEAPGMLASHYAPGAAMRLNADAVGAGEALLGFGPHRADGWQQASAFLNLSEAGDLREAATNLFAHLQALDRSGAELIAVEPIPFDELGEAINDRLARAAAPRDNPHV; translated from the coding sequence ATGGATGCGGCACTGGCATTGCTCGAGGCCGGCGAGGTGGTGGCCATTCCAACCGAGACCGTCTATGGCCTGGCAGGTGACGCCACCAATGGCGAGGCCGTCGCCCGCATCTTCGAGGCCAAGGGTCGCCCGCGCTTCAACCCCTTGATCGCCCATGTCGCCGACATGGCCATGGCCGAGCGTATCGGCCTGTTCGACACTCTGTCGCGCAAGCTCGCCGAAGAGTTCTGGCCAGGGCCTTTGACGCTGGTCGTGCCGTTGCGTGCCGGTTCGGGCATCCATCCGCTGGTCACAGCCGGGCTCGACACCATCGCCTTGCGCATGCCCAAGGGTTTCGGCGGAACGTTGATATCGAGGCTCGGGCGGCCACTGGCAGCGCCCAGCGCCAACAGCTCGGGCAAGATCAGCTCGACCAGCGGCGAGGCGGTGGCCAGCGATCTCGGCGCGCGCATCCCGCTCGTCGTTGATGGCGGCGCGACGCCCGTCGGCCTGGAATCGACGATCGTCAAGGTCGAGGATGGCCGTGTGCGGCTGCTGCGCCCCGGCGGTGTTCCGGCTGGTGAAATCGAGCAGGTGGCAGGCGCGCCACTGCTGCGTGGCATGACCGCCGGCATCGAGGCGCCCGGCATGCTCGCCTCGCACTATGCGCCGGGTGCTGCGATGCGGCTCAATGCCGACGCTGTCGGGGCAGGCGAGGCGCTGCTGGGTTTCGGCCCGCACCGAGCCGATGGCTGGCAGCAGGCCAGCGCCTTTCTCAATCTGTCCGAGGCAGGCGACCTGCGCGAGGCCGCGACAAATCTCTTCGCTCATCTTCAGGCGCTCGACCGAAGCGGTGCCGAACTGATCGCCGTCGAGCCGATACCGTTCGACGAACTCGGCGAAGCGATCAACGACAGGCTGGCGCGCGCCGCTGCCCCCCGTGACAATCCTCACGTCTGA
- a CDS encoding FAD-binding oxidoreductase, which produces MIQNLPGLDPALAERFAAIVGARYAVRAEGDIEPYVHEPRGLFTGASSLVLRPANVEEVSSIMKLATETGTPIVPQGGNTGLVGGQVPDRSGGQIVLSLSRLNRIREIDPVSNTVIAEAGVVLDVLHKAADEVDRLYPLSLASQGSCQIGGNLSSNAGGTGVVAYGNARELCLGVEVVLPTGEVLDDLRKLKKDNTGYDLKNLFVGAEGTLGVITAAVLKLYPKPKGREVAWVGLTSPEAALALFDRAQDMAGSALTAFELIGHLPMEFAMRHIPDARPPLEGDWPWQVLMEISSGRSAEDARTLIEDVLSAGFEAEQVGDAAIAASVAHANEFWRLREMLPETQKVEGASIKHDISVPIASIPAFIAQGAVAVASVCPEARVVCFGHMGDGNLHYNVSQPVGMAADAFLALYRDMNKAVHDVVRSMNGSISAEHGIGQLKRDELIATAPPIAIELMRRIKAAFDPAGIMNPGKTI; this is translated from the coding sequence ATGATCCAGAATCTTCCCGGCCTCGATCCCGCGCTTGCCGAGCGCTTCGCTGCCATCGTCGGCGCGCGTTATGCGGTGCGCGCGGAAGGCGACATCGAACCTTATGTGCATGAGCCGCGCGGCCTGTTCACCGGTGCCAGCTCGCTGGTGCTGCGCCCCGCAAACGTCGAGGAGGTGAGCTCGATCATGAAGCTCGCCACCGAAACGGGGACCCCGATCGTGCCGCAGGGCGGCAACACCGGCCTCGTCGGTGGCCAAGTGCCGGACCGTTCGGGCGGCCAGATCGTGCTGTCGCTGTCGCGCCTCAACCGCATCCGCGAGATCGATCCGGTCTCCAACACTGTTATTGCCGAGGCCGGCGTCGTGCTCGACGTGCTGCACAAGGCAGCCGACGAGGTCGACCGGCTCTATCCCTTGTCACTTGCATCGCAGGGTTCCTGCCAGATTGGCGGTAACTTGTCGTCCAATGCCGGCGGCACCGGCGTGGTGGCCTATGGCAATGCGCGCGAGCTGTGTCTTGGCGTCGAGGTGGTGCTGCCGACCGGCGAGGTGCTCGACGATCTGCGCAAGCTGAAGAAGGACAATACCGGATACGACCTCAAGAACCTGTTCGTCGGCGCCGAAGGCACGCTCGGCGTCATTACGGCGGCGGTGCTGAAGCTCTATCCCAAGCCCAAGGGCCGCGAAGTCGCCTGGGTCGGGCTGACGTCGCCAGAGGCCGCGCTCGCCTTGTTCGACCGCGCCCAGGACATGGCCGGCAGCGCGCTGACGGCGTTCGAGCTGATCGGCCATCTGCCGATGGAATTTGCCATGCGCCACATTCCCGATGCGCGGCCGCCGCTGGAAGGCGACTGGCCCTGGCAGGTGCTGATGGAAATCTCCTCGGGCCGCTCAGCCGAGGACGCGCGCACGCTGATTGAAGATGTTCTTTCGGCCGGCTTCGAGGCCGAGCAGGTTGGCGATGCGGCGATTGCTGCAAGCGTTGCTCATGCCAACGAGTTCTGGCGGCTGCGCGAGATGCTGCCGGAAACACAGAAGGTGGAAGGCGCGTCGATCAAGCACGACATCTCGGTGCCGATCGCCAGTATCCCTGCCTTCATCGCACAAGGCGCGGTCGCCGTGGCCAGCGTCTGCCCCGAGGCGCGGGTGGTCTGCTTCGGCCACATGGGCGACGGCAATCTGCACTACAACGTTTCGCAGCCGGTCGGCATGGCGGCTGACGCGTTTCTTGCGCTCTACCGCGACATGAACAAGGCGGTGCACGATGTCGTGCGTTCCATGAACGGCTCGATCTCGGCCGAACATGGCATCGGCC
- the glyS gene encoding glycine--tRNA ligase subunit beta, translated as MPDLLLELRSEEIPARMQRKAAGDLRKMLTDGLVEAGLTYEAAREYWTPRRLTLDIRGLTARSKDIHEDRKGPSTKAPEAAIQGFLRSAGLASIAEAHVHSDPKKGDFYVAHISKPGRSAEEIIAELVPAIVKSFPWPKSMRWGPASAKPGSLRWVRPLQSIVCTFGPETEEPVVVDFEVDGIRSGNVTFGHRFHAPEAITVRRFDDYAAKLEAAKVVIDAERRKEMISADARNLAFANGLELVEDEGLLEEVSGLVEWPVVLMGTFEDTFLGIPAEVIRLTIRANQKCFVTRPQGSEDALSNHFILTSNIEAKDGGKEIAHGNGKVVRARLSDALYFWNTDQGDLPDLDTLKQSAEGFGLDLKKPLDQRMARLDHLGVTFHAKLGTQGQRVQRIRGLAREIAPLVGAEPKLADRAAVLAKADLQTEVVGEFPELQGAMGRKYALLQGESPSVAAALEEHYKPQGPSDRVPADPVSVSVALADKLDTLVGFWTIDEKPTGSKDPYALRRAALGIVRIILSARGRLPLQTLFDAALRQLEEASVQRRLAAFEASQAAIDSGDVDGEQDVDNALAAYEAELRKETIDRAAPLKADLIAFFHDRLKVYLRELGARHDLIDAVITPEADDLLTITRRVEALGKFLDTEDGKNLLAGTKRAANILAAEEKKGTAVADAVDPGLFREEAEKALFAPVNQAVNEAGQAIRNEDFSGAMRALSVLREPVDSFFEKVLVNDEDVAVRANRLALLARIRAATDQVADFSKIAG; from the coding sequence AGGACCGCAAGGGCCCGAGCACTAAGGCGCCCGAGGCAGCGATCCAGGGCTTCCTGCGCAGCGCCGGCCTGGCATCGATTGCCGAGGCGCATGTCCACAGCGATCCCAAGAAGGGCGATTTCTACGTCGCCCATATTTCGAAGCCCGGCCGTTCGGCGGAGGAGATCATCGCCGAGTTGGTGCCGGCGATCGTCAAGAGCTTCCCCTGGCCCAAGTCGATGCGCTGGGGCCCGGCTTCGGCCAAGCCCGGCAGCCTGCGCTGGGTGCGCCCGCTGCAGTCGATCGTCTGCACCTTTGGACCTGAAACCGAAGAGCCCGTGGTTGTCGACTTCGAGGTCGACGGCATCCGCTCCGGCAACGTTACCTTTGGCCACCGCTTCCATGCGCCCGAGGCTATCACAGTGCGCCGCTTCGACGATTATGCCGCGAAGCTCGAAGCGGCCAAGGTCGTCATCGACGCCGAGCGGCGCAAGGAGATGATCTCCGCCGACGCGCGCAACCTCGCCTTCGCCAATGGCCTCGAGCTCGTCGAGGACGAAGGGCTGCTCGAAGAGGTTTCCGGCCTGGTCGAATGGCCGGTGGTGCTGATGGGCACGTTCGAGGACACCTTCCTCGGCATCCCGGCCGAAGTCATCCGGCTGACCATCCGCGCCAACCAGAAGTGCTTCGTCACGCGGCCGCAGGGCAGCGAGGATGCGCTCTCCAACCACTTCATCCTGACCTCGAACATCGAGGCCAAGGATGGCGGCAAGGAGATCGCCCATGGCAATGGCAAGGTGGTGCGCGCGCGCCTTTCGGATGCGCTCTACTTCTGGAACACCGATCAGGGCGACTTGCCTGACCTCGACACGTTGAAGCAGTCGGCCGAGGGTTTCGGGCTCGACCTCAAGAAGCCGCTCGACCAGCGTATGGCCCGCCTCGATCATCTCGGCGTGACCTTCCATGCCAAGCTCGGAACGCAAGGACAGCGCGTCCAGCGTATCCGCGGGCTCGCCCGCGAGATCGCGCCGCTTGTCGGCGCCGAGCCGAAACTGGCCGACCGCGCCGCAGTGCTCGCCAAGGCCGATCTGCAGACCGAGGTCGTCGGCGAGTTCCCCGAACTGCAAGGCGCCATGGGCCGCAAATATGCGCTGCTGCAGGGCGAGAGCCCGTCGGTGGCGGCCGCGCTCGAGGAGCACTACAAGCCGCAGGGGCCGTCCGACCGCGTACCCGCCGACCCGGTTTCGGTGTCGGTGGCGCTTGCCGACAAGCTCGACACGCTTGTCGGCTTCTGGACCATCGACGAGAAGCCGACGGGGTCGAAGGACCCCTATGCGCTTCGCCGTGCCGCACTCGGCATCGTCAGGATCATCTTGTCGGCGCGCGGCCGCCTGCCGCTGCAGACGCTGTTCGATGCAGCCTTGCGGCAGTTGGAGGAAGCCTCCGTCCAGCGTCGGCTTGCCGCCTTCGAAGCGTCGCAGGCAGCGATCGACAGCGGTGATGTCGACGGCGAGCAGGACGTCGACAATGCGCTGGCCGCCTATGAGGCCGAGCTGCGCAAGGAAACGATCGACCGCGCCGCTCCGCTCAAGGCTGACCTGATCGCCTTCTTCCATGACCGCCTCAAGGTCTATCTGCGCGAACTCGGCGCCCGCCATGACCTGATCGATGCGGTCATCACGCCCGAGGCCGACGATCTTCTGACCATCACCCGTCGCGTTGAAGCACTGGGCAAATTCCTCGACACCGAGGATGGCAAGAATCTGTTGGCCGGCACCAAGCGCGCAGCCAACATACTGGCGGCCGAGGAGAAGAAGGGGACAGCGGTGGCCGATGCCGTCGACCCCGGTCTTTTCCGCGAGGAAGCCGAGAAGGCGCTGTTCGCGCCGGTGAATCAGGCTGTCAACGAAGCCGGCCAAGCGATTCGGAACGAAGACTTTTCCGGCGCCATGCGCGCGCTTAGCGTGCTGCGCGAACCAGTTGATTCATTCTTCGAGAAAGTTCTCGTCAATGATGAGGACGTCGCCGTACGCGCCAACCGCCTGGCGCTGCTCGCGCGCATCCGCGCGGCGACAGATCAGGTCGCAGATTTCTCCAAGATCGCGGGATAG